From a region of the Flavobacterium sediminilitoris genome:
- a CDS encoding cysteine desulfurase family protein — protein sequence MKKIYLDNAATTPLRKEVVQTMTTILLENYGNPSSSHSFGRETKTILESARKSIAKLMNTQASEIIFTSSATEATNWILRGAVKDLGVKRIITSKIEHHATLHTIMVLEQEFGVEIVYLPVLSNGVIDITSLESLFEDEVSTLVSLIHVNNESGEILDIEEVGKLCQLNKVLFHCDMVQSVGKIKIDLQQLPVDFIVGSAHKFHGPKGVGFAFIRKNIVLQPLIYGGEQEKGFRAGTEAVHQIAGMAKALELSYDYLEKERKYITDLKEYCISQLQLTFPDIKIIGKQVFYNIVNVILPFESSKIGMLLFLLDMKGVAVSRGSACQSGSSKPSHVLAEFLSLEDQQKPNIRISFSHFNTKEDIDGLIEALKTI from the coding sequence ATCCATCGTCGTCTCATAGTTTTGGAAGAGAAACAAAAACAATATTAGAATCTGCGAGAAAGAGTATTGCAAAACTAATGAATACTCAAGCTTCTGAAATTATTTTTACGTCAAGTGCAACTGAAGCTACAAATTGGATTTTGCGTGGTGCAGTGAAAGACTTAGGAGTAAAGAGAATTATTACATCAAAAATTGAACATCATGCTACTTTACATACTATTATGGTATTAGAACAGGAGTTTGGTGTTGAAATTGTATATCTTCCTGTTCTTTCTAATGGAGTTATTGATATTACTAGTTTAGAGAGTCTTTTTGAAGACGAGGTTTCTACTTTAGTTTCTTTAATTCATGTGAATAATGAATCGGGAGAAATTTTGGATATAGAAGAAGTAGGGAAATTGTGTCAATTGAATAAAGTACTTTTTCATTGTGATATGGTGCAATCAGTAGGTAAGATTAAGATAGATTTACAACAACTTCCTGTTGATTTTATAGTAGGAAGTGCGCATAAATTTCATGGTCCTAAGGGTGTTGGTTTCGCTTTTATTAGAAAAAATATTGTATTGCAACCACTAATTTATGGAGGAGAACAAGAAAAAGGTTTTCGTGCTGGAACTGAAGCAGTTCATCAAATAGCTGGTATGGCGAAAGCTTTAGAGTTGTCTTATGACTATTTAGAAAAAGAACGAAAATATATTACTGATTTAAAAGAATACTGTATCTCGCAATTACAATTAACTTTTCCAGATATTAAAATTATAGGAAAACAGGTGTTTTATAATATAGTTAATGTGATTTTGCCTTTTGAAAGTAGTAAAATAGGAATGTTATTATTTTTATTAGATATGAAAGGTGTGGCAGTTTCAAGAGGAAGTGCGTGCCAAAGTGGAAGTAGTAAGCCATCTCATGTTTTGGCTGAGTTTTTATCCTTAGAAGATCAACAAAAACCTAATATTAGAATTTCATTTAGTCATTTCAATACAAAAGAAGATATTGATGGTTTGATTGAAGCGCTAAAAACAATATAA
- a CDS encoding alpha-ketoacid dehydrogenase subunit alpha/beta: MSNSVAKETLSFQDFKTEVINDYKIAVTSRECSLLGRREVLTGKAKFGIFGDGKEVPQLALAKAFKNGDFRSGYYRDQTFMMAIGAMNIEQFFAGLYGHTDINHDPMSAGRQMGGHFATHSLDENGNWNNLTAQKNSSADISPTAGQMPRLLGLAQASKIYRNVKGLENKTNFSNQGDEIAWGTIGNASTSEGLFFETINAAGVLQVPMVMSVWDDEYGISVHAKYQTTKENISEILKGFQRDEDNNGYEILRVKGWDYPALVETYQKASQIARKEHIPVLIHVNELTQPQGHSTSGSHERYKSTERLEWETEFDCLAQMKLWIIANNIATEEELTDINLTAKKAVLEGKKAAWTAFTSPIKAEQEELITLLKSIAETSTNKVFIEKHINDLSVLKEPIRKDVLTTARKALRLLINESGKTTLGNWITTYQEKTQPKFSSHLFSQSDKNIFSVKEVKPTYDETAEDVDARLVLRDNFDTIFSKYPETLIFGEDSGNIGDVNQGLEGMQEKYGEFRVADAGIREATILGQGIGMAMRGLRPIAEIQYLDYLLYAIQIMSDDLATLQYRTKGRQKAPLIIRTRGHRLEGVWHSGSPMGMIINAIRGIHVLVPRNMTKAAGFYNTLLETDEPALVIECLNGYRLKEKMPTNLAEFKTPIGVVETIKEGKDITLVSYGSTLRLIEQAAKELLEIGIDAEIIDVQSLLPFDINHDIVKSLAKTNRLLVIDEDVPGGASAYILQEIIENQKGYKHLDSEPQTLASQAHRPAYGTDGDYFSKPSAEDIFEKVYAIMHESNPTKYPSLY, encoded by the coding sequence ATGAGTAATTCTGTCGCTAAAGAAACTTTGTCTTTTCAAGATTTCAAAACCGAAGTTATCAATGATTATAAAATAGCTGTAACAAGTAGAGAATGTAGTCTTTTAGGACGTAGAGAAGTTCTTACTGGTAAAGCTAAATTTGGTATTTTTGGTGATGGAAAAGAAGTACCTCAATTAGCATTAGCAAAAGCATTTAAAAATGGTGATTTCCGTTCAGGATATTACAGAGACCAAACCTTCATGATGGCAATTGGCGCAATGAATATTGAACAATTCTTCGCTGGATTATATGGTCATACAGATATCAATCATGATCCTATGAGCGCTGGTCGTCAAATGGGTGGACACTTTGCAACACACAGTTTAGATGAAAATGGAAATTGGAATAATTTAACTGCTCAAAAAAATTCTAGTGCTGATATTTCTCCTACCGCAGGTCAAATGCCTCGTCTTTTAGGATTAGCACAAGCATCGAAAATATATAGAAATGTAAAAGGATTAGAAAATAAAACCAATTTTTCTAATCAAGGTGATGAAATTGCTTGGGGAACAATAGGAAATGCTTCTACATCTGAAGGATTATTTTTTGAAACCATTAATGCAGCAGGTGTATTACAAGTTCCAATGGTTATGAGTGTTTGGGATGATGAATATGGAATTTCGGTACATGCAAAATATCAAACTACAAAAGAGAATATTTCGGAAATTTTAAAAGGTTTTCAACGAGATGAAGATAATAATGGTTATGAAATTCTACGTGTAAAAGGATGGGATTACCCAGCTTTAGTGGAAACTTATCAAAAAGCATCTCAAATAGCAAGAAAAGAACACATTCCTGTTTTAATTCACGTAAATGAATTAACACAACCTCAAGGGCATTCAACATCTGGAAGTCATGAAAGATATAAAAGTACTGAACGCCTTGAATGGGAAACAGAATTTGACTGTTTAGCACAAATGAAACTTTGGATAATTGCAAACAATATTGCAACTGAAGAAGAACTAACAGATATCAATTTAACAGCAAAAAAAGCCGTTTTAGAAGGAAAAAAAGCAGCATGGACTGCATTTACTTCACCTATCAAAGCTGAACAAGAAGAGCTTATTACCTTGCTAAAATCAATTGCTGAAACAAGTACGAATAAAGTTTTTATAGAAAAACATATTAATGATTTATCTGTTTTAAAAGAACCTATTCGAAAAGATGTCTTAACTACTGCTCGTAAAGCCTTACGTTTACTAATTAATGAAAGTGGAAAAACAACTTTAGGAAATTGGATAACTACTTATCAAGAAAAAACCCAACCTAAATTTAGCTCACATTTATTTTCTCAATCTGATAAAAATATATTTTCAGTAAAAGAAGTAAAACCTACTTATGATGAAACGGCTGAAGATGTAGATGCACGTTTAGTTTTACGTGATAATTTTGATACTATATTTTCAAAATATCCTGAAACCTTAATTTTTGGAGAAGATTCAGGAAATATTGGAGATGTAAATCAAGGATTAGAAGGCATGCAAGAAAAATATGGTGAATTCCGTGTTGCAGATGCTGGTATTCGTGAAGCAACTATTTTAGGGCAAGGAATTGGAATGGCAATGAGAGGATTACGCCCTATTGCTGAAATTCAATATTTAGATTACTTATTATATGCCATTCAAATAATGAGTGATGATTTAGCAACTTTACAATACAGAACCAAAGGAAGACAAAAAGCACCACTAATAATAAGAACTCGAGGTCATCGTTTAGAAGGTGTTTGGCATTCTGGTTCTCCTATGGGAATGATTATCAATGCTATTAGAGGAATTCATGTACTTGTTCCTAGAAACATGACAAAAGCAGCAGGATTTTACAATACTTTATTAGAAACTGACGAACCTGCTTTGGTAATTGAATGTTTAAACGGATATCGATTAAAAGAAAAAATGCCTACCAATTTAGCTGAATTTAAAACACCTATTGGTGTTGTTGAGACTATAAAGGAAGGAAAAGATATTACATTAGTATCTTATGGTTCTACTTTACGTTTAATTGAACAAGCAGCTAAAGAATTACTAGAAATTGGTATTGATGCAGAAATTATAGATGTTCAATCTCTTTTACCTTTTGATATCAATCATGATATTGTAAAAAGTCTTGCTAAGACAAATCGCCTTTTAGTTATTGATGAAGATGTTCCTGGTGGAGCTAGTGCTTATATCCTACAGGAAATTATCGAAAATCAAAAAGGTTACAAACACTTAGATAGCGAACCACAAACATTAGCTTCACAAGCACATAGACCTGCTTATGGAACAGATGGGGATTATTTCTCTAAACCAAGTGCTGAAGATATTTTTGAAAAAGTATATGCAATTATGCATGAATCCAATCCAACTAAATATCCAAGTTTATATTAA
- a CDS encoding gluzincin family metallopeptidase — protein MKIKSLILFIISSFGFAQHTSFLNVRANTNENTLLIKQELNYVNNTNDTIYSIALNDWNNAFSSKNSALAKRFSDEYIRAFHLAKDNDRGATTINTILDINFQPLSWHRNEKHVDIVHVKLSKPITPFSNQKITLSYTVKIPNDRFTRYGFNNDGRLYLKNWFLAPARFEDKQFIIQSNENLDDISNALSDYEIIFEIPKNYFITCDLNTDNEIEVTNKEYNTYKFTGKNKSDVTAIISTEEKFINYKNEIIEVSSNLNTKLENVQKAIIIDKITHFINDKIGKSQIEKIIVSQEDYNRQPFYGLNQLPTFLSPFSDELMFELMFLKTYLNNYLKLTLQLTPRKDQWIYDGIQVFLMMQYIDEYHSNVKMTGNLANLKLLKSYHFINIDFNEQYNYLYMLMARKNLDQPLNEPKNRLIKFNEQIANKYRAGLSFKYLDSYLENEIVLSSIKEFLELNETYQTNKTDFETILKSKTTKDINWFFKTIIESRDLIDFKFGKIKKTENEVTVKIKNKTKTNVPISLYQLKNDSIISKTWLENIKTDTTFILPRNDVDKLVLNYNNEVPEYNLRNNWKSLRGFLFNHRPLKLNFYKDLEDPYYNQLFYVPEFEFNLYDGIAFGVRFNNKSLLNKPFSFSIAPFYSTNTGKIIGDFSANVDDYIRDDGKLYRIIYSISGNQSHYAPNAKYTRVIPSIQFVFRDPNFRSNKKEVIQIRQLFIDRESAPNTTINKAESKYSVFSVSHLNSQSESTKLFSFYNQVQISNSFGNITSEINYRKLFENNRQLSLRFFAGNFIYRSTKSDLFTFGLDKPADYTFQTNLLGRSESTGLFSQQFVNAEGGFKSILDTRYANQWMTTVNASFNIWNWVQVYGDIGVLKNKFIPAEFVYDSGIHLNLVPDYFELFLPVYSSNGFELNDKNYGQKIRFIVTLSPKTLISLFTRKWF, from the coding sequence TTGAAAATCAAAAGTTTAATTCTATTTATAATAAGTTCATTTGGTTTTGCTCAGCACACTTCCTTTCTTAATGTTAGGGCAAACACTAATGAAAATACATTGCTAATAAAACAAGAGTTAAATTATGTAAATAATACGAATGATACTATATATAGTATTGCTTTAAATGATTGGAACAATGCTTTTTCTTCAAAAAATTCGGCATTAGCTAAGCGATTTTCAGATGAATACATCAGAGCTTTTCATTTAGCAAAAGATAATGATAGAGGTGCTACCACAATAAATACGATATTAGACATTAATTTTCAACCATTAAGTTGGCATCGAAATGAAAAACATGTTGATATTGTCCATGTAAAATTATCAAAACCAATCACTCCTTTTTCAAATCAAAAAATAACGCTTTCATATACTGTTAAAATTCCGAATGATCGATTTACTAGATATGGGTTTAATAATGATGGAAGATTATACTTAAAAAATTGGTTCCTTGCTCCTGCCCGTTTTGAAGATAAACAATTTATTATTCAAAGTAATGAGAACTTAGATGATATTTCAAATGCTCTTTCTGACTATGAAATTATATTTGAGATTCCAAAGAACTATTTTATTACTTGTGATTTAAACACGGATAATGAGATTGAAGTAACAAACAAAGAGTATAATACTTATAAATTTACTGGAAAAAACAAATCTGATGTCACAGCAATTATTTCTACAGAAGAAAAATTTATAAACTACAAAAATGAAATTATTGAGGTAAGTTCAAATTTAAATACAAAATTAGAAAATGTACAAAAAGCAATAATAATTGATAAAATAACACATTTTATTAATGACAAAATTGGCAAAAGTCAAATAGAAAAAATTATAGTATCGCAAGAAGATTACAATCGTCAACCATTTTATGGATTAAATCAATTACCCACATTTTTAAGTCCTTTTTCAGATGAGTTAATGTTTGAATTAATGTTTTTAAAAACATATTTAAATAATTATTTAAAGTTAACATTACAACTAACACCTAGAAAAGACCAATGGATTTATGACGGAATTCAAGTTTTTTTAATGATGCAATATATTGATGAATATCATTCTAATGTAAAAATGACTGGAAATTTAGCCAACCTAAAACTATTAAAATCTTATCACTTCATTAATATCGATTTTAACGAACAGTATAACTATTTATACATGTTGATGGCTAGAAAAAACTTAGATCAACCTCTAAATGAACCAAAAAACAGGCTAATAAAATTTAATGAACAAATTGCTAATAAATATAGAGCTGGTTTAAGTTTCAAATATTTAGATAGCTATTTAGAAAATGAAATTGTTCTAAGTTCTATTAAAGAATTCTTAGAATTAAATGAAACCTATCAAACAAATAAAACCGATTTTGAAACAATTTTAAAAAGTAAAACAACAAAAGATATCAATTGGTTTTTTAAAACTATAATTGAAAGTAGAGATTTAATTGATTTTAAATTTGGCAAAATTAAAAAAACAGAGAATGAGGTAACGGTTAAAATTAAAAATAAAACTAAGACAAATGTACCTATTTCACTCTATCAACTAAAAAACGATAGTATTATTTCAAAAACTTGGCTTGAAAACATAAAAACAGACACAACATTTATTTTACCTAGAAATGATGTAGATAAATTAGTTCTAAATTATAATAATGAAGTTCCAGAATACAATTTAAGAAATAATTGGAAATCATTGAGAGGTTTCTTATTTAACCATAGACCTTTAAAACTTAATTTTTATAAAGACTTAGAAGACCCATATTATAATCAGTTATTTTATGTTCCTGAATTTGAATTTAATTTATACGATGGAATTGCTTTTGGAGTACGATTCAATAATAAATCATTACTCAATAAACCTTTCTCATTTAGCATTGCTCCTTTTTACTCTACAAATACTGGAAAAATAATTGGTGATTTTTCTGCTAACGTTGATGATTATATACGAGATGATGGAAAATTATACAGAATCATTTACTCTATAAGCGGTAATCAATCTCATTATGCTCCAAATGCCAAATACACACGCGTTATTCCATCTATTCAATTTGTTTTTAGAGATCCTAATTTTAGATCAAACAAGAAAGAAGTTATTCAAATTAGACAATTATTTATTGATAGAGAATCAGCGCCAAATACAACAATAAACAAAGCCGAATCGAAATATTCTGTTTTTAGTGTTTCTCATTTAAATAGTCAATCTGAAAGTACTAAACTATTTAGTTTTTATAATCAAGTACAAATCTCAAATTCTTTTGGAAATATCACAAGTGAAATAAATTATAGAAAATTATTTGAAAACAATAGACAATTAAGTTTAAGATTTTTTGCTGGAAACTTCATCTATAGAAGTACAAAGTCTGATTTATTTACATTTGGATTAGACAAACCTGCTGATTATACATTTCAGACAAATTTATTAGGTAGAAGTGAATCAACAGGCCTATTTAGCCAGCAGTTTGTCAATGCAGAAGGTGGTTTTAAATCTATCCTTGATACTCGCTATGCAAATCAATGGATGACAACTGTAAACGCTTCGTTTAATATATGGAATTGGGTACAAGTATATGGCGATATTGGAGTACTAAAAAACAAATTTATACCCGCAGAATTTGTATATGATTCTGGAATACATTTAAATTTAGTTCCTGATTATTTCGAATTATTCTTACCTGTTTACTCTTCAAATGGTTTTGAATTAAATGATAAAAATTATGGGCAAAAAATCCGATTTATTGTAACGTTAAGTCCAAAAACACTTATTTCATTATTTACTAGAAAATGGTTTTAA
- a CDS encoding endonuclease has product MTQKVLFFLFLFNFSFSQIVINEIDADTAGSDQLEFIELKSTNPNFPLDGYVLVFFNETNVSSYFTIDLDGYTTDINGIAHFGNTMVSPSPMGSFFNGAIENGPDIVALYQGSSDDFPYNASTSTGTLATTTNLIDALAYSNSTSQPTNLMSILNVTICTRENTTQSVQRKNDGTYEAKTPTPGINNDGSGIVINYLTILTSQNSYIEGENFNIVFTTDTPVTDQDLEINITLTNGNFMVNDYIGSGSLTVLIPVGETTTQTNINIFDDTTDEGDEEMLIDVQSLPFGYASANDNIIIRIYDNDYIVQSYGTPLNPTYGLVAPTIPAGYYDSLEGLSGDALRQALQDIIADPNTVHAHNYGDIVYILKESDKNPKNSNEVWQMYVESPKPILDYQTGSSNIGVWNREHIFPQSRGGFSGGTDSTPDGINVWLPTNADDIQSGHGDAHHIRAEDGAENSSRSNKDYGLDYNGPSGSQGSWHGDVARALFYMAVRYNGLELVNGNPPDNTANQLGDLASLLTWNTQDPADDFEMNRNNYIYTWQVNRNPFIDYPELADYIFGANYGDTWSFTLSNQNFTENKIKVYPNPTTDYLIISGLEDESKVELYTLTGQLVLEKVFNNETNLDLDLTSGMYLVKVTNGNKTDYRRIIVR; this is encoded by the coding sequence ATGACTCAAAAAGTACTTTTTTTTCTTTTTCTTTTTAATTTTTCTTTCTCACAAATTGTGATTAATGAAATAGATGCTGATACAGCAGGTTCAGATCAACTTGAATTTATAGAATTAAAATCAACAAATCCTAATTTTCCTTTGGACGGATATGTATTAGTTTTTTTTAATGAGACCAATGTTTCAAGTTATTTTACTATCGATTTAGATGGTTATACTACTGATATTAATGGGATTGCTCATTTTGGAAATACAATGGTTTCTCCTTCTCCAATGGGGAGTTTTTTTAACGGAGCTATTGAAAATGGTCCTGATATAGTTGCCTTATATCAAGGAAGTTCTGATGATTTTCCTTACAATGCTTCTACATCAACAGGAACCTTAGCTACAACTACAAATTTAATTGATGCTTTAGCTTATTCTAATAGTACAAGTCAACCTACAAATTTAATGTCCATTTTAAATGTAACTATTTGTACAAGAGAAAATACTACACAGTCTGTTCAAAGAAAAAATGACGGAACTTACGAAGCAAAAACGCCTACACCTGGTATTAATAATGATGGTTCAGGAATTGTAATTAATTATTTAACTATTTTAACTAGCCAAAATAGTTATATTGAGGGAGAAAATTTCAACATTGTTTTTACAACAGATACACCTGTAACTGATCAAGATTTGGAAATCAATATTACACTTACTAATGGAAATTTTATGGTAAATGATTATATTGGATCAGGTAGTTTAACCGTTTTAATACCAGTTGGAGAAACAACAACTCAAACGAATATTAATATTTTTGACGATACTACAGATGAAGGAGATGAAGAAATGCTTATTGATGTGCAATCATTACCTTTTGGTTATGCTTCTGCAAATGATAATATCATAATAAGAATATATGATAACGATTATATTGTTCAATCTTATGGAACACCGCTTAATCCTACATACGGATTGGTTGCACCAACAATTCCTGCGGGTTATTACGATTCATTAGAAGGTTTGTCTGGTGATGCATTAAGACAAGCTTTACAAGATATTATTGCAGACCCGAATACAGTGCATGCTCATAATTATGGAGATATTGTATATATTTTGAAAGAATCTGATAAAAATCCGAAAAATTCAAATGAAGTTTGGCAAATGTATGTCGAAAGTCCAAAACCAATTTTAGATTATCAAACAGGTTCAAGTAATATTGGAGTTTGGAATAGAGAACATATTTTTCCACAATCTAGAGGTGGTTTTTCTGGAGGAACAGATTCTACTCCAGATGGAATCAATGTGTGGTTGCCTACAAATGCAGATGATATCCAATCAGGTCATGGAGATGCACATCATATTAGAGCAGAAGATGGTGCAGAAAATTCAAGTAGAAGTAATAAAGATTATGGATTAGATTATAATGGTCCTTCTGGAAGTCAGGGAAGTTGGCATGGTGATGTTGCAAGAGCTTTGTTTTATATGGCAGTTCGTTATAATGGTTTGGAATTAGTAAACGGAAATCCTCCAGATAATACAGCAAATCAATTAGGAGATTTAGCTTCATTGTTAACTTGGAACACACAAGATCCAGCAGATGACTTTGAAATGAATCGTAACAATTATATTTATACTTGGCAAGTAAATCGTAATCCATTTATAGACTATCCAGAATTAGCAGATTATATTTTTGGAGCAAATTATGGAGACACATGGTCATTTACTTTATCTAATCAAAACTTTACAGAAAATAAGATTAAAGTTTACCCAAATCCTACAACTGATTATTTAATAATTTCTGGATTAGAAGATGAATCAAAAGTTGAATTATATACTCTTACAGGACAATTAGTTTTAGAAAAGGTATTTAATAATGAAACTAATTTAGATTTAGATTTAACATCAGGAATGTACTTAGTTAAAGTCACTAATGGAAATAAAACGGATTATAGGAGAATAATAGTAAGGTAA
- a CDS encoding ATP-dependent Clp protease adaptor ClpS yields MSTIEKIKEELLVEELIGINNEIILYNDDVNTFDHVINTLVRVCNHEALQAEQCALLVHYKGQCAVKTGNYEELIPYCSSLLEAGLSAEIQ; encoded by the coding sequence ATGAGTACGATAGAAAAAATAAAAGAAGAACTTTTAGTTGAAGAGTTAATAGGTATAAATAATGAAATCATTTTATATAATGATGATGTAAATACTTTTGACCATGTTATTAATACTTTAGTAAGAGTATGTAATCATGAAGCATTACAAGCTGAACAATGTGCTTTATTAGTACATTATAAAGGTCAATGTGCCGTAAAAACTGGAAATTATGAAGAACTTATACCTTATTGTTCAAGTTTACTTGAGGCTGGTTTAAGTGCAGAAATTCAATAA
- the prmA gene encoding 50S ribosomal protein L11 methyltransferase, producing the protein MSNIYIGYHFTIEPVELGSEILLAELGETAFESFVENENGLSAYVQKEFWNENILNDIYILKNEEFKISYTFEEIDQVNWNEEWEKNFEPIDVDGKCHVRAPFHEKTNAEFDIVIEPKMSFGTGHHETTHMMIQHLLETDVTNKKTLDMGCGTAILAILAEMKGAQPIDAIDIDNWCYLNSIENAERNNCKHITVYEGDATLLEGKKYDVIIANINRNILLNDMQQYVDCLNQGGILFLSGFYTEDISIINASCIEKGLNYVKKFERNNWVALKYVKQ; encoded by the coding sequence ATGTCAAACATATATATAGGATATCATTTTACAATAGAACCAGTAGAATTAGGCTCTGAAATATTATTAGCAGAACTAGGAGAAACTGCTTTTGAAAGTTTTGTTGAAAATGAAAATGGTCTTTCAGCTTATGTTCAAAAAGAATTTTGGAATGAAAATATATTAAATGATATTTACATTCTTAAAAACGAAGAATTTAAAATTTCATATACTTTTGAAGAAATTGATCAAGTAAATTGGAATGAAGAATGGGAAAAAAACTTTGAACCAATTGATGTAGATGGAAAATGTCATGTTCGTGCTCCATTTCATGAAAAAACAAATGCAGAATTTGATATTGTAATAGAACCTAAAATGAGTTTTGGAACAGGACATCATGAAACAACTCACATGATGATTCAACATTTATTAGAAACTGATGTAACTAATAAAAAAACACTTGACATGGGTTGCGGAACTGCCATCTTAGCTATTCTTGCTGAAATGAAAGGCGCACAACCAATAGATGCTATTGATATTGATAATTGGTGTTATTTAAATTCAATTGAAAACGCGGAACGCAATAATTGTAAACATATAACAGTATATGAAGGTGATGCTACTTTATTAGAAGGTAAAAAATACGATGTTATAATTGCAAATATTAATCGAAATATCCTTTTAAATGATATGCAACAATATGTTGATTGTTTAAATCAAGGCGGTATATTATTTTTAAGTGGTTTTTATACTGAAGATATTTCTATAATTAATGCTTCATGTATAGAAAAAGGACTAAATTATGTTAAAAAATTCGAAAGAAACAACTGGGTTGCTTTGAAATATGTAAAACAATAA
- a CDS encoding porin codes for MKFLITTLFFILSILGFSQEKKDSIKNNDLKLAALPYYSYGKGLGITSPDSLFQLNIRFRMQNRVTYFDEEDKDNRYEAHIRRLRLRLDGYVGNPKFLYVIQLSFAPGDVGVVEEGSNVNIIRDAAFYYRPNKKWNFVFGQTKLPGNRQRVNSSGALQLTDRTINNARFTIDRDFGVQAYYLNEKKDVFSYNIKTAISTGEGRNWTKTSDDGVALTGKVELFPFGSFKKNGSFFEGDILREETPKLMLSGVYHQNNRAVRTQGQLGNELFAPKTMRSLFVDALLKYNGWSFMSTYMQRDAKDLITYNPNDITDFNYVFAGEGMDYQLSYVFPSNYEIVGRFSTQNVKNEIKALTPDTKQFSLGLTRYLWEHAFKLQAEVTYSQLDYLNNVTKNNWYTRIQLEIGI; via the coding sequence ATGAAATTTTTAATTACTACACTATTCTTTATTTTATCCATTTTAGGGTTTTCGCAAGAAAAAAAAGATTCAATAAAAAATAACGATTTAAAGTTGGCAGCATTGCCCTATTATAGCTATGGAAAAGGACTTGGAATTACTTCTCCTGATAGTTTATTTCAATTGAATATTCGCTTTAGAATGCAAAATAGAGTTACTTATTTTGATGAAGAGGATAAAGATAACAGATATGAAGCTCATATAAGAAGATTGCGTTTACGATTAGATGGTTATGTTGGTAATCCAAAGTTTCTATATGTAATCCAGCTATCATTTGCACCAGGAGATGTAGGTGTTGTTGAAGAAGGAAGTAATGTGAACATTATTCGTGATGCGGCTTTTTATTATAGACCAAATAAAAAATGGAATTTTGTTTTTGGACAAACAAAATTACCAGGAAATAGACAACGTGTTAATTCTTCAGGAGCTTTACAATTAACGGATAGAACAATTAATAATGCAAGATTTACAATTGATAGGGATTTTGGTGTTCAAGCATATTACTTGAATGAAAAGAAAGATGTTTTTTCATATAATATTAAAACAGCTATTTCAACAGGTGAAGGAAGAAACTGGACAAAAACATCTGATGATGGTGTTGCTTTAACAGGAAAAGTAGAGTTGTTTCCTTTTGGATCATTTAAAAAAAATGGAAGTTTTTTTGAAGGAGATATTTTAAGAGAGGAAACACCTAAATTAATGTTATCAGGTGTTTATCATCAAAATAATAGAGCTGTAAGAACTCAAGGTCAATTGGGTAATGAACTTTTTGCTCCTAAAACTATGCGCTCACTTTTTGTAGACGCTCTATTAAAATATAACGGATGGAGTTTTATGAGTACTTATATGCAACGCGATGCAAAAGATTTAATCACATATAATCCAAATGATATTACTGATTTCAATTATGTTTTTGCAGGAGAAGGAATGGATTATCAATTAAGTTATGTGTTTCCAAGTAATTACGAAATTGTAGGGCGTTTTTCTACTCAAAATGTAAAAAATGAAATAAAAGCACTTACACCTGATACAAAACAATTTAGTTTAGGTCTTACACGTTATTTGTGGGAACACGCATTTAAATTACAAGCAGAAGTAACGTATAGTCAATTAGATTATTTAAACAATGTGACAAAGAATAATTGGTACACTAGAATTCAACTTGAAATAGGTATTTAA